From the genome of Candidatus Defluviilinea proxima:
CGAAGCCTGCTTCTCTCATCACTGACTCGATCATATACCCAGGTGGGATTGGCTATCCAAAGGCCAAACCTAAAAGCCGATTGATCCTTGGGGATAACCTTTCTGTTCTCGCGGCATTGCTCCCAGAGTATGAAGGGCGGATCAACCTTATCTACGCTGACCCTCCATTTTTTACAAATCGTAAGTTCCCAGCGCGTGTCGGTCGTGGAGAAGATTCCCGCAAGCCTGATGAATGGGAATTGGTTGATGGGTATCAGGATGATTGGAATGATCTTGACGAATACCTTGATTTTCTCTATCAGCGCCTTGCGTTGATGGTTCGTCTCCTTGCTCCGAATGGGTCGCTGTATTTGCACCTCGATTGGCACGCCGATGCATATGCGCGTCTCATTTTGGACGAGCTACTTGGCGCAGAAAACTTTCTAAACGAGATCATTTGGACATATCATGGTCCATCCCCGATTCGAAGCGCCTTCAATCGCAAGCATGACACAATCCTTTCCTATGCAAAAGGAAAAGAATACACCTTTAACGCTGATGCTGTCCGCGAGCCCTATAATCAAAACACAGTTAATACATTCAAATCTTCATCCAAGGCGGGCTTTGGTAAGGTGCCTGATCTGGAGCGCGGTAAAGTGCCTGAAGATTGGTGGTATTTCCCGGTTATCGCTCGTTTGCACAATGAACGTACGGGGTATCCAACTCAAAAACCCAACGCTTTGCTTGAGAGAATTGTTTTAGCTTCTTCCAACCCAGGCGATATCGTTGCAGATTTCTTTTGTGGCTCTGGGACAACATCTTATGTCGCATCAAAGCATGGACGTCACTTTATTACCTGCGATGAGAATTTTCGCGCCATTCATACAACGCGCAATCGTTTGATTGAGAACAAAGCTGTTTTTTCTTTTGAACGTGACATGTCTTTTGCTGTACCGTTTTCGCCTTTGCCTAAGACGACCAAAGTCAATGTGTCGAAAGATTTAATTTCATTGGATACAAAACTTGATCTAGATTATTGGGAAGTGGACCCCGCTTGGGATGGGAAAATATTCAAGAGTGTTGTACAGGCCAAACGTCCGATACGAAGCGGGGATATTCCTCTGGAGTTAAAAACAAAAGTCGGAAGCAATGTCTGCATCCGACTGGTGACTGTCAAAGGAAAACAGTATCAACTAAACGTCTAAGCGGTAACCAACACCGCGAATGGTCTTGAGAAACTTGGGGTTATTGGGGTCAAGCTCGATGGCACGTCTCAACCATGAGATATGAACATCCAACGTGCGTGTGTCACCCGTATAATTTGTTTCCCATACTTTTTTGAATAGGGACTCGCGCTCGACAACTTCTCCGTGTTTATCCATCAAAATATTTAGAAGAGTGATCAATCGTGGTGTAAGCTTTGTGCTCTTGCCGAGACAGCGAACACGTTTGTGTTCAAGGTCAAGTTGGATCGGCCCGGCGTTGACAACATTTTTACCGTCACTGGGTAGAAGTGCTTTGATACGATTGACAAGTTTTTGCACAGTGAATGGCAGAGCGAGAATGGATTCTGCCAAGTCCGCATCCACTGGCTTTTCTTTTTCAAGGATGAGAATAATAGGAAGCTTGGGATCTTTCTTGCGAACAGAAAGACAAATACGAATGCCAGTGCTTCTTAATGAAGCGGCATTAATGACAACCAGGCTTGGATTGATCTGTTTGATCTTTGTAACAGCCTGACTTCCATTTTGAAATGAACGAATATCAAA
Proteins encoded in this window:
- a CDS encoding response regulator transcription factor translates to MKKATILVIEGRHAEIPSFANDLQKKGFDIRSFQNGSQAVTKIKQINPSLVVINAASLRSTGIRICLSVRKKDPKLPIILILEKEKPVDADLAESILALPFTVQKLVNRIKALLPSDGKNVVNAGPIQLDLEHKRVRCLGKSTKLTPRLITLLNILMDKHGEVVERESLFKKVWETNYTGDTRTLDVHISWLRRAIELDPNNPKFLKTIRGVGYRLDV
- a CDS encoding site-specific DNA-methyltransferase, which gives rise to MPSIHWTGKHLASPKPASLITDSIIYPGGIGYPKAKPKSRLILGDNLSVLAALLPEYEGRINLIYADPPFFTNRKFPARVGRGEDSRKPDEWELVDGYQDDWNDLDEYLDFLYQRLALMVRLLAPNGSLYLHLDWHADAYARLILDELLGAENFLNEIIWTYHGPSPIRSAFNRKHDTILSYAKGKEYTFNADAVREPYNQNTVNTFKSSSKAGFGKVPDLERGKVPEDWWYFPVIARLHNERTGYPTQKPNALLERIVLASSNPGDIVADFFCGSGTTSYVASKHGRHFITCDENFRAIHTTRNRLIENKAVFSFERDMSFAVPFSPLPKTTKVNVSKDLISLDTKLDLDYWEVDPAWDGKIFKSVVQAKRPIRSGDIPLELKTKVGSNVCIRLVTVKGKQYQLNV